A window of Mycobacteriales bacterium genomic DNA:
AGATGACGAGGAACGCCAGCACCAACACCCACCAGTGGGTGTAGAGCCCGGCCGCGGTGAAGGCGCCCGCGATGACGAGCCACGTGAACGCGAGGTACGCCCAGTTGCCGATCCGGTCCGCGGGTCGCAGCGAGGCCAGCTCGCGCAGCTGCTCGGCGCTGAGCAGACCGGCGGACTGCACGCCCGGCCCGGCCTTTCCGGGCGCAGCGGAAGTCACCGTCACAGCGGCAGTCTATTCGAGAAGTGCCCGACGTCACCCCCTCGCCGGAGGCGGCCCCGCGCCGTCCAGGCGCAACAAGATCAGCTTGTGCGGCAGGCGCAGCGGGCCGTGCAGGTACTCGCCCGCGACGACGTCGAACCCGAGCCGCTCGTAGAAGGCGAGCGCGCTCACCCGGGCGTGCGCCCACAGCAGGGGTGCGCCCGCGGCCCGCACGACGTCGATGGCACCGCGCAGCACCAGCGCGCCGATCCCCTGTCCCTGCCGGTCGGCTGCGACCGCCATGCCGCGCAGCTGCCAGGCCGCCGGGGCCTGCGGAACCGGCGCCGGGAACACACTCGCGCACCCGACCACCTCGTCCCCGGCGAACGCCGCGACGTGCCGCGTGTCGGCGAACGAGTCGTAGTCGCCCGGCTCGACCGCCATTCCCGGCCGCAGCACCGCCATCCGCAGCGCCAGCACCTCCGCCGCCGACGCTTCGCGCACCACCAGCTCAGCCAACGGACCCGCCCACACCCACGAGTCGCTCGTGCCAGGCTGCCGCCGAAGTGTCGGTGAGCGAGGCGACCTGGTCGACGACGACGCGAAGCCGTGCCGCGTCGTCGTCGGCTGCCGTGAACGCCTCACGCAGCCACGGCTCGAGGGTGCCGGGCGCGCCGTCGGCAACGGCGCTCAACAGCTCGGCGAGCTGCTCGCGTTGCCGAGCCTGCAGTGCAACGGTCCCGGTCCGGCGCATCACGTACTTCGCCGCCACCGCCTTCAAGACCGCGCACTCGCTGCGAGCGGAGGCCGGTACGACGAGCTCGCCGGAGTAACGCCGCAGCGGCCGGCCGTCGCCTTCGGCTCGGGTCGCGTCGACCGCGGCGGCGCAGAGCCGGCCGATCAGTTCGCTGGTCATCTGCTTGAGCACGACGAGGGATCCCATCGAACCGTCGTAGTCACGCACCCAGTACTCCAGCGCCCGCAGCCGCTCGAACGCGGCGTGCAGCTCGTCGGACGACGCGTCCGAGTAGGCCTCGCGGGCGAGCGCGACCACTTCGTCGCGCTCGGTCCGGTCGTCGAGCAACGCCGGCGAGACGAGCCCCGCCTGGATGCCGTCCTCGAGGTCGTGCACCGAGTAGGCGACGTCGTCGGCCCAGTCCATGATCTGTGCCTCGACGCACTTGCGGTTGGGGATCGCGCCCAGCCGCACCCAGTTGAAGACCTCACGGTCGTCCTCGTAGAACCCGAACTTCGGCCGGTCCGCCTCGCGCGGCCACGGATACTTCGTCGACGCGTCCAGCACGGCACGGGTCAGGTTCAGCCCGGCGCTGCGCCCGCTCGGGTCGACCACCTTCGCTTCGAGCCGGGTCAACACCCGCAGGCTCTGCGCGTTTCCCTCGAAGCCACCGATGCCGGCGGCGAAGACGTCGAGCGCGCGCTCCCCGTTGTGGCCGAACGGCGGATGGCCCAAGTCGTGCGCGAGGCAGGCCGTGTCCACCAGATCCGGGTCGGCGCCGAGGGCACCGGCGAGCTCGCGGCCGATCTGCGCGCACTCGAGCGAGTGCGTCAACCGGGTCCGCGGGAAGTCGCTCTGCCCGACCCCGACGACCTGCGTTCGCGCCGCAAGTCGCCGCAGCGCCGCAGAGTGCATCACCCGCGCCCGGTCGCGGACGAACTCACCCCGTGCGGTCTGCTCCGCCTTCGCCGGCTCGTCGACCATCCGCGCGCGCGTCGTCGCGTCGTACTCGCTCGTCACTTCTCGGACCGCATCCTCAGATGACACCAGCACTGTGTTCGTTGTCGTTGTGAAAGATCTCGTAGTAGATGTAGGCCTCAGTCTCCCGCGCGATGTAGCGGACCTCGACCGTCGTGCTGGCGACCGCGGGCCCGGTGCGCTCGGGTGAGGTGTCGGCCTGGATCCCGAGGTCGCGGGCCATCGTGCGGGCACGCAGACAGTGCCAGGGATCCGTGACCAGGACGGCGGTGTGCCAGCCGCGCCCTTTGAAAGCGGCCTCGACCGCGCGCAGGCTCTGCAGGGTGTCGCGACCGGTCTGCACCGCGACGAGCGCCGAGCGCGGCACACCGTGCTGGCGCAGGTACGCCGCTCCGGACTGGGCTTCGGTGTAGTTGTCGCCGGGCTCCTTGCCGCCGACGGTGACGATGTACGGCGCGACACCCTCGTTGTAGAGCGTCAACGCGTGATCGAGCCGTGCCGCGAAGACCGGCGAGGGGTCACCGTTGTACTGGCTGGCGCCCAGCACGACGATCGCGTCGGAGCGCGGATGCTGGTCTTCGCGCGCGACCCACCAGATGTGAATCCAGAC
This region includes:
- a CDS encoding GNAT family N-acetyltransferase, translating into MAELVVREASAAEVLALRMAVLRPGMAVEPGDYDSFADTRHVAAFAGDEVVGCASVFPAPVPQAPAAWQLRGMAVAADRQGQGIGALVLRGAIDVVRAAGAPLLWAHARVSALAFYERLGFDVVAGEYLHGPLRLPHKLILLRLDGAGPPPARG
- a CDS encoding deoxyguanosinetriphosphate triphosphohydrolase, translated to MTSEYDATTRARMVDEPAKAEQTARGEFVRDRARVMHSAALRRLAARTQVVGVGQSDFPRTRLTHSLECAQIGRELAGALGADPDLVDTACLAHDLGHPPFGHNGERALDVFAAGIGGFEGNAQSLRVLTRLEAKVVDPSGRSAGLNLTRAVLDASTKYPWPREADRPKFGFYEDDREVFNWVRLGAIPNRKCVEAQIMDWADDVAYSVHDLEDGIQAGLVSPALLDDRTERDEVVALAREAYSDASSDELHAAFERLRALEYWVRDYDGSMGSLVVLKQMTSELIGRLCAAAVDATRAEGDGRPLRRYSGELVVPASARSECAVLKAVAAKYVMRRTGTVALQARQREQLAELLSAVADGAPGTLEPWLREAFTAADDDAARLRVVVDQVASLTDTSAAAWHERLVGVGGSVG
- a CDS encoding YdcF family protein yields the protein MTPLAWFRWARRIFLLLLVLVVGYIGSVWIHIWWVAREDQHPRSDAIVVLGASQYNGDPSPVFAARLDHALTLYNEGVAPYIVTVGGKEPGDNYTEAQSGAAYLRQHGVPRSALVAVQTGRDTLQSLRAVEAAFKGRGWHTAVLVTDPWHCLRARTMARDLGIQADTSPERTGPAVASTTVEVRYIARETEAYIYYEIFHNDNEHSAGVI